In Oncorhynchus nerka isolate Pitt River linkage group LG26, Oner_Uvic_2.0, whole genome shotgun sequence, one DNA window encodes the following:
- the LOC115110613 gene encoding cysteine protease atg4da-like isoform X1 — translation MAIRKRPPDSWTSPVVMNPSSPCEGQSPEGDPPDDWFHLSTMSLGTQGSDGSRDDPEEPEERGRLKSKMASAWNNVKYGWSFKSKARFSKTSPLTMLGQSYLLSHGVERECFRQAFATLLWLTYRRGFPQLDGSSLTTDSGWGCMLRSGQMLLAQGLLLHLLPPGWTWLSANHVSKDDMEVLESCSLGPEVTKKGRRKSIVSFLESRTEVTHRRVVSWFGDHPIAPFGLHQLVEQGTSAGKKAGDWYGPSIVAHILRKAVDAASAEVSNLTVYVAQDCTVYIDDVVRLCKRPLSEGSTGPSPAWKSVIILVPVRLGGEVLNTTYIKCVKNLLRLECCIGIIGGKPKHSLFFVGYQDEQLLYLDPHYSQSTVDITQDNFPLESFHCKCPRKISFSRMDPSCTIGFYAKSQKEFELLCSTVSTALSSSTEKYPIFTIAEGQGHEDESDASPNSVTHILTKDKARLRRTNNSNSMDEFVLL, via the exons ATGGCAATAAGGAAACGACCTCCAGACAGTTGGACAAGCCCAGTAGTCATGAACCCCAGTTCTCCCTGTGAGGGCCAGAGCCCTGAGGGTGACCCTCCAGATGATTGGTTCCACCTTTCCACCATGTCTCTGGGAACCCAGGGCTCTGATGGGAGCCGGGATGACCCAGAGGAACCTGAGGAGAGAGGCAGACTCAAGTCCAAGATGGCGTCGGCATGGAACAATGTCAAATATG GCTGGTCGTTCAAGTCAAAGGCCCGCTTCAGCAAGACCTCTCCTCTGACCATGCTTGGACAGTCTTATCTGCTCAGTCATGGAG TGGAGAGGGAGTGCTTTCGCCAGGCCTTTGCCACTCTGCTGTGGCTGACGTACAGGCGGGGCTTCCCACAGCTGGATGGTTCCTCTCTGACCACAGACAGTGGGTGGGGCTGCATGCTGCGCAGTGGACAGATGCTGCTGGCACAGGGGCTGCTGCTACACCTGCTGCCGCCAG GctggacctggctctctgccaacCATGTGTCCAAAGATGACATGGAGGTACTGGAGTCTTGCTCCTTGGGTCCAGAGGTGACTaagaagggaaggaggaagagcaTAGTGTCCTTCCTGGAGAGCCGGACTGAGGTCACTCACAGACGGGTGGTGTCCTGGTTTGGGGACCATCCCATCGCCCCGTTCGGGCTGCACCAGCTGGTGGAACAGGGCACAAGCGCAGGGAAGAAGGCAGGAGACTGGTACGGCCCCTCCATCGTAGCACACATTCTTCG taaggcTGTTGACGCAGCATCAGCAGAGGTGTCCAATCTGACAGTGTATGTAGCACAGGACTGCACTG TGTACATAGATGATGTGGTGAGGCTGTGTAAGAGACCTCTATCTGAGGGCTCCACAGGACCCAGTCCAGCCTGGAAGTCTGTCATCATCCTGGTCCCTGTGCGCCTGGGAGGAGAAGTCCTCAACACCACCTACATCAAATGTGTCAAA AATCTCCTGAGGTTAGAATGCTGCATTGGAATCATTGGTGGCAAACCCAAGCACTCTCTCTTCTTCGTTGGGTACCAAG ACGAACAGCTGCTGTACTTGGACCCCCACTACAGCCAGTCCACAGTAGATATCACACAGGATAACTTCCCCTTAGAG TCGTTTCACTGTAAGTGTCCCAGGAAGATCTCCTTCAGTCGCATGGATCCCAGCTGCACTATAGGCTTCTATGCCAAGAGCCAGAAGGAATTTGAGTTACTGTGTTCAACTGTTAGCACG GCTCTCTCATCATCAACAGAAAAGTACCCCATCTTCACCATTGCAGAGGGTCAGGGACATGAGGATGAGAGTGATGCATCCCCAAACTCTGTCACCCACATCCTGACCAAGGACAAGGCGAGGCTGCGAAGGACCAATAACAGCAACAGCATGGATGAGTTTGTGTTATtgtga
- the LOC115110613 gene encoding cysteine protease atg4da-like isoform X2: protein MAIRKRPPDSWTSPVVMNPSSPCEGQSPEGDPPDDWFHLSTMSLGTQGSDGSRDDPEEPEERGRLKSKMASAWNNVKYGWSFKSKARFSKTSPLTMLGQSYLLSHGVERECFRQAFATLLWLTYRRGFPQLDGSSLTTDSGWGCMLRSGQMLLAQGLLLHLLPPGWTWLSANHVSKDDMEVLESCSLGPEVTKKGRRKSIVSFLESRTEVTHRRVVSWFGDHPIAPFGLHQLVEQGTSAGKKAGDCKAVDAASAEVSNLTVYVAQDCTVYIDDVVRLCKRPLSEGSTGPSPAWKSVIILVPVRLGGEVLNTTYIKCVKNLLRLECCIGIIGGKPKHSLFFVGYQDEQLLYLDPHYSQSTVDITQDNFPLESFHCKCPRKISFSRMDPSCTIGFYAKSQKEFELLCSTVSTALSSSTEKYPIFTIAEGQGHEDESDASPNSVTHILTKDKARLRRTNNSNSMDEFVLL from the exons ATGGCAATAAGGAAACGACCTCCAGACAGTTGGACAAGCCCAGTAGTCATGAACCCCAGTTCTCCCTGTGAGGGCCAGAGCCCTGAGGGTGACCCTCCAGATGATTGGTTCCACCTTTCCACCATGTCTCTGGGAACCCAGGGCTCTGATGGGAGCCGGGATGACCCAGAGGAACCTGAGGAGAGAGGCAGACTCAAGTCCAAGATGGCGTCGGCATGGAACAATGTCAAATATG GCTGGTCGTTCAAGTCAAAGGCCCGCTTCAGCAAGACCTCTCCTCTGACCATGCTTGGACAGTCTTATCTGCTCAGTCATGGAG TGGAGAGGGAGTGCTTTCGCCAGGCCTTTGCCACTCTGCTGTGGCTGACGTACAGGCGGGGCTTCCCACAGCTGGATGGTTCCTCTCTGACCACAGACAGTGGGTGGGGCTGCATGCTGCGCAGTGGACAGATGCTGCTGGCACAGGGGCTGCTGCTACACCTGCTGCCGCCAG GctggacctggctctctgccaacCATGTGTCCAAAGATGACATGGAGGTACTGGAGTCTTGCTCCTTGGGTCCAGAGGTGACTaagaagggaaggaggaagagcaTAGTGTCCTTCCTGGAGAGCCGGACTGAGGTCACTCACAGACGGGTGGTGTCCTGGTTTGGGGACCATCCCATCGCCCCGTTCGGGCTGCACCAGCTGGTGGAACAGGGCACAAGCGCAGGGAAGAAGGCAGGAGACTG taaggcTGTTGACGCAGCATCAGCAGAGGTGTCCAATCTGACAGTGTATGTAGCACAGGACTGCACTG TGTACATAGATGATGTGGTGAGGCTGTGTAAGAGACCTCTATCTGAGGGCTCCACAGGACCCAGTCCAGCCTGGAAGTCTGTCATCATCCTGGTCCCTGTGCGCCTGGGAGGAGAAGTCCTCAACACCACCTACATCAAATGTGTCAAA AATCTCCTGAGGTTAGAATGCTGCATTGGAATCATTGGTGGCAAACCCAAGCACTCTCTCTTCTTCGTTGGGTACCAAG ACGAACAGCTGCTGTACTTGGACCCCCACTACAGCCAGTCCACAGTAGATATCACACAGGATAACTTCCCCTTAGAG TCGTTTCACTGTAAGTGTCCCAGGAAGATCTCCTTCAGTCGCATGGATCCCAGCTGCACTATAGGCTTCTATGCCAAGAGCCAGAAGGAATTTGAGTTACTGTGTTCAACTGTTAGCACG GCTCTCTCATCATCAACAGAAAAGTACCCCATCTTCACCATTGCAGAGGGTCAGGGACATGAGGATGAGAGTGATGCATCCCCAAACTCTGTCACCCACATCCTGACCAAGGACAAGGCGAGGCTGCGAAGGACCAATAACAGCAACAGCATGGATGAGTTTGTGTTATtgtga
- the LOC115110615 gene encoding galactose-3-O-sulfotransferase 2-like yields MTLRWLSTQLWRHRVMGLLMALCVTLFLMLLATQSLQHPSHYGGHKGHKVEEKGALSDNAPPNTPVPSHTAPNSRKEVQTPNLQHQRDPNGYTFMRTRRSPPPVAFLKTHKTGSSTVQNLMFRLGEKENLTFAFPYYAYQFSYPDRFRADFVDELPPGSSQFDMLCSHMRLDLGQLKQVMPKNTIYITLLRDPLHTFESVFSYYTSTVPAFTLAKKAADTANRKSALSVFLEAPESYWDPTEPGNGLARNPMSFDLGLSSQEWNASWPMELTQLEEAFQLVMIAEHFDESLVLLGALLQLEPEELAYVHLNVRAPSDITPIEDDTKARLWNSLDVLLYNLFLQVFWEKAEQYGLGRLKREVNLLRASTQRLRQKCVARGGVPPGELEDLVRPWQTDTVTILGYKVRGNLTLQEEGLCVRLVLPELQYHSHLYFQQYGHDMRSIPTD; encoded by the exons ATGACCCTCCGCTGGTTGTCCACCCAACTTTGGAGACACCGTGTGATGGGTCTCCTGATGGCTTTGTGTGTCACCTTGTTTCTCATGCTCCTGGCTACTCAGTCATTGCAGCATCCAAG CCACTATGGTGGGCACAAGGGCCATAAGGTGGAGGAGAAGGGAGCACTTTCCGACAATGCTCCTCCAAACACCCCCGTCCCATCCCACACTGCCCCTAACAGCAGGAAGGAGGTTCAGACACCCAATCTGCAGCATCAAAGAGATCCCAATGGGTACACCTTTATGAGGACAAGGAGGAGCCCTCCACCTGTAGCTTTCCTCAAAACACACAAGACTGGAAGCAGCACTGTCCAGAATCTGATGTTCCGCCTTGGGGAGAAGGAGAACCTCACTTTCGCCTTCCCCTATTACGCATACCAGTTCAGCTACCCAGATAG GTTCCGAGCAGACTTTGTAGATGAGCTGCCACCGGGTTCCTCTCAGTTCGACATGCTCTGCAGCCACATGCGGCTGGACCTGGGACAGCTGAAACAGGTGATGCCCAAGAACACTATCTACATCACCCTGCTGCGTGATCCTCTACATACCTTTGAGTCCGTTTTCAGCTACTACACTTCCACTGTACCTGCCTTCACTCTAGCCAAAAAGGCAGCTGACACAGCTAACAGGAAGTCAGCCCTCTCAGTCTTCCTGGAGGCCCCAGAGTCCTACTGGGACCCTACAGAACCTGGGAATGGCCTAGCCAGGAACCCTATGAGCTTTGACCTGGGCCTCAGCAGCCAAGAGTGGAACGCATCCTGGCCCATGGAGCTGACTCAGCTGGAGGAGGCCTTCCAGCTGGTAATGATTGCTGAGCACTTTGATGAGTCTCTGGTTCTCCTGGGGGCTCTGCTGCAGCTGGAGCCTGAGGAGCTGGCCTATGTGCACCTGAATGTCCGCGCCCCCTCGGACATCACCCCGATAGAGGACGACACCAAGGCCAGGCTCTGGAACAGTCTGGATGTGCTGCTCTACAACTTATTTCTGCAGGTGTTCTGGGAGAAAGCTGAGCAGTATGGCCTGGGGAGACTGAAAAGGGAGGTGAACCTACTGAGGGCCTCCACACAGAGGCTCAGACAGAAGTGTGTGGCCAGAGGAGGAGTGCCCCCTGGTGAGCTGGAGGACCTGGTCAGGCCCTGGCAGACCGACACAGTCACCATCCTGGGATACAAGGTACGAGGGAACCTGACTCTGCAGGAAGAGGGGCTCTGTGTGCGACTAGTGCTGCCTGAGCTACAGTACCACTCTCACCTGTATTTCCAGCAGTATGGCCATGACATGAGGTCCATACCTACAGACTAA